A region from the Candidatus Goldiibacteriota bacterium HGW-Goldbacteria-1 genome encodes:
- a CDS encoding redox-sensing transcriptional repressor Rex: protein MIKKIPLPTVNRLSLYLKCFSELSAGSVEYVSSEQVAKQIGLNPAQVRKDLAYFGKFGRRGFGYHVEQLKENISKILGTHKGVRVAVVGTGNLGSALLMYRGFEARGFKVVAGFDVDPDKVGWELDGVKIYGSEDMEKVIKKEKIEILIITTPAAVIPDIFTKLKKTPIKGVLNFAGKHLVSDEDIIIRNVDLALELEQLMFFLTNK, encoded by the coding sequence ATGATAAAAAAAATACCGCTTCCCACGGTAAACAGGCTTTCTCTATACCTTAAATGTTTTTCGGAACTGTCGGCAGGCAGCGTGGAATACGTGTCTTCGGAACAGGTGGCAAAGCAGATAGGGCTTAATCCCGCGCAGGTAAGAAAAGACCTTGCTTATTTTGGCAAGTTTGGCCGCAGGGGTTTTGGCTATCACGTTGAACAGTTAAAAGAGAATATTTCTAAGATACTGGGCACGCATAAAGGCGTAAGGGTTGCCGTGGTCGGCACGGGAAACCTTGGCAGCGCGCTTTTAATGTACCGCGGTTTTGAAGCAAGGGGTTTTAAAGTGGTGGCGGGATTTGACGTGGACCCGGATAAAGTGGGCTGGGAATTAGACGGGGTAAAAATATATGGTTCTGAAGACATGGAAAAAGTGATAAAAAAAGAGAAGATAGAAATTTTAATAATCACCACCCCGGCTGCTGTTATACCGGATATTTTCACCAAACTTAAAAAGACCCCCATTAAGGGCGTGCTTAATTTCGCGGGTAAGCATCTGGTAAGCGATGAAGACATAATAATAAGAAACGTGGACCTTGCGCTGGAACTTGAACAGCTGATGTTTTTTTTAACAAACAAATAG